A region from the Beduinella massiliensis genome encodes:
- the polA gene encoding DNA polymerase I, with the protein MEETFIVVDGNSLMHRAFHALPPLTTSTGEYTNAVMGFTSMLLKLLGEVRPNYLAVAFDMHGPTFRHVDFADYKAGRKPTAEELRPQFPLLRRLLDAMQVAQLELPSFEADDMLGTVSRLCEERSIRALLVTGDRDAMQLVSDRTHVLYTKRGISETVEFDPETVLSTFGVTPAQIPDLKGLMGDASDNIPGVPGVGEKTAVKLLTEYGSVERALDAAGTDLKGKLRERMIEGRTSALMSKKIATITREVPIELDWEACRLHDLSGGEAVLEELEMKSLIPRLKALHAEKPKTDAKSTPQTPWREEEALNTPEDIRRFIDGLPDMHDATVALCLSDALTLACQNGARARICIAQDLLTDGLDPQEAMRALSTLLTGTRALCVHGAKRLLTQLAQWGIACTAIEADVLLEAYLLDPQQKRYEAPENAAALYDLHVAQCAKLEEAGMLPLYYTIEMPLMRTLFSMEQEGFLVNREELLRLGAGYTEELERLRQEIYALTGVEGFNIASPKQLGEVLFERLGLPTGRKTKSGYSTDADTLEAIADKHPAIDKILSYRQLSKLNGTYVEGMVKLIGRDGRIHTWFDQTATATGRISSNEPNLQNIPVRTALGREIRRAFIAREGWLLCDADYSQIELRLLAHLSQDEGMIEAFCSGQDIHARTAAEVYGVPLEEVTPAMRSAAKAVNFGIVYGISDFGLARNIGVSRREAQEFIDRYFARYPGVHRFMESAVAKGKALGYSTTMFGRRRLLPELSSSNYNTRSFGERAAMNTPVQGTAADIIKLAMVRVHEELQTRGLRARLILQVHDELIVEAPPEEQGEVVEVLKVCMEGAASLSVPLVADVHTGKTWYEAK; encoded by the coding sequence CAAGCTCCTGGGCGAGGTGCGCCCCAACTACCTTGCCGTGGCCTTCGACATGCACGGCCCTACCTTCCGCCACGTGGACTTCGCCGATTACAAGGCGGGCAGAAAGCCCACGGCGGAGGAACTGCGCCCCCAGTTTCCCCTGCTGCGCAGGCTGCTGGACGCCATGCAGGTGGCGCAGCTGGAGCTGCCCTCCTTCGAGGCGGACGACATGCTGGGCACCGTCAGCCGTCTGTGCGAGGAGCGCTCGATCCGCGCGCTGCTGGTCACGGGCGACCGCGACGCCATGCAGCTCGTTTCCGACCGCACGCACGTGCTCTACACCAAGCGCGGTATCAGCGAAACGGTGGAGTTCGACCCCGAAACCGTGCTTTCGACGTTCGGCGTCACCCCCGCGCAGATTCCCGACCTGAAGGGCCTCATGGGCGACGCGTCGGACAACATTCCCGGCGTACCCGGCGTGGGCGAAAAGACGGCGGTCAAGCTGCTCACGGAGTACGGCAGCGTGGAGCGCGCGCTCGACGCCGCCGGGACGGACCTCAAGGGCAAACTGCGCGAGCGGATGATCGAGGGACGGACGAGCGCGCTGATGAGCAAGAAGATCGCTACCATCACGCGCGAGGTGCCCATCGAGCTGGACTGGGAAGCGTGCCGTCTGCACGACCTATCCGGCGGCGAAGCGGTGCTGGAGGAGCTGGAGATGAAATCCCTGATTCCCCGCCTGAAGGCGCTTCACGCGGAAAAGCCGAAGACCGACGCAAAAAGCACGCCCCAAACGCCCTGGCGCGAGGAAGAGGCGCTGAACACGCCGGAGGACATCCGCCGCTTTATCGACGGTCTGCCGGATATGCACGATGCGACCGTGGCCCTTTGCCTTTCCGATGCGCTGACGCTGGCCTGTCAAAACGGCGCGCGCGCGCGCATCTGCATCGCGCAGGACCTGCTCACGGACGGACTCGACCCGCAGGAGGCCATGCGCGCCCTGTCGACTCTGCTCACGGGCACGCGCGCCCTGTGCGTACACGGGGCCAAACGCCTCCTGACGCAGCTCGCGCAGTGGGGCATCGCCTGCACCGCCATCGAGGCGGACGTGCTGCTGGAAGCGTACCTGCTCGATCCGCAGCAAAAACGCTATGAAGCGCCCGAAAACGCTGCCGCGCTGTACGATCTGCACGTGGCGCAGTGCGCGAAGCTCGAAGAAGCGGGCATGCTTCCGCTCTACTACACGATTGAAATGCCGCTCATGCGCACGCTCTTTTCCATGGAGCAGGAGGGCTTCCTCGTCAATCGGGAAGAGCTGCTTCGCCTGGGCGCGGGCTACACGGAGGAGCTGGAACGTCTGCGGCAGGAGATCTACGCGCTGACGGGCGTGGAGGGCTTCAACATCGCCAGTCCCAAGCAGCTGGGGGAGGTGCTCTTCGAGCGCCTGGGCCTGCCGACGGGGCGCAAGACCAAGTCGGGCTACTCCACCGATGCGGACACGCTCGAAGCCATCGCGGACAAGCACCCCGCCATCGACAAGATTCTGAGCTACCGGCAGCTTTCCAAGCTGAACGGCACCTATGTGGAGGGTATGGTGAAGCTGATCGGGCGCGACGGGCGCATCCACACCTGGTTCGATCAGACCGCGACCGCCACGGGGCGCATTTCCTCCAACGAGCCCAACCTGCAGAATATCCCGGTGCGCACGGCGCTGGGCCGCGAGATCCGGCGCGCCTTTATTGCGCGGGAGGGCTGGCTGCTCTGCGACGCGGACTACTCGCAGATCGAACTGCGCCTGCTCGCCCACCTTTCGCAGGACGAGGGCATGATCGAGGCCTTTTGCTCCGGACAGGACATCCACGCGCGCACGGCGGCGGAGGTCTACGGCGTGCCGCTTGAAGAGGTGACGCCCGCGATGCGCTCGGCGGCCAAAGCCGTCAACTTCGGCATCGTGTACGGCATCAGCGATTTCGGCCTGGCGCGAAATATCGGCGTGAGCCGCCGCGAGGCGCAGGAGTTCATCGATCGTTACTTTGCGCGCTATCCGGGCGTTCACCGTTTCATGGAAAGCGCCGTGGCCAAGGGAAAGGCGCTGGGCTATTCCACGACGATGTTCGGCCGGCGGCGTCTTTTGCCGGAGCTCTCCTCGTCCAATTACAACACCCGTTCTTTCGGCGAACGCGCGGCGATGAACACGCCCGTACAGGGCACGGCGGCGGACATCATCAAGCTCGCAATGGTCCGCGTGCACGAAGAGCTTCAAACGCGCGGCCTTCGCGCTAGGCTGATTCTTCAGGTGCACGACGAACTGATCGTCGAGGCCCCGCCGGAGGAACAGGGCGAGGTGGTCGAGGTGCTGAAGGTCTGCATGGAAGGCGCGGCTTCCCTGTCCGTGCCGCTCGTCGCAGATGTGCACACCGGCAAGACCTGGTACGAGGCTAAATAG
- the coaE gene encoding dephospho-CoA kinase (Dephospho-CoA kinase (CoaE) performs the final step in coenzyme A biosynthesis.) — translation MYRIGLTGGIASGKSTVSHYLCLLGAPVVDADALSHALTADGGEALPAIRARFGDGVFQGESLDRPALSALVFSDRYARRDLEAIVHPLVFREIEKEALKIAETGAPAVVLDVPLLFETGLDQKVDETWLVCVPESEQIRRVMLRDGLSEPEARARISSQMSLRSKVLRADRVISTLRTVEETRLEVRALWEQTLFSLREG, via the coding sequence ATGTACCGCATCGGACTTACCGGCGGCATCGCCAGCGGCAAATCGACGGTCAGCCATTACCTGTGTCTGCTCGGAGCGCCTGTCGTCGACGCCGACGCCCTGTCCCACGCCCTGACGGCGGACGGCGGCGAGGCGTTGCCCGCAATTCGCGCGCGCTTTGGGGACGGTGTCTTTCAGGGGGAATCGCTCGACCGCCCCGCGCTTTCCGCGCTCGTGTTCTCGGACCGTTACGCGCGGCGGGATCTGGAGGCGATCGTGCATCCTCTCGTCTTTCGGGAGATCGAAAAGGAAGCGCTGAAAATTGCCGAGACGGGCGCGCCCGCGGTCGTTTTGGACGTTCCGCTGCTCTTTGAAACCGGCCTGGATCAAAAGGTCGACGAAACCTGGCTCGTCTGCGTGCCGGAATCGGAACAGATTCGCCGCGTCATGCTGCGTGACGGGCTCAGCGAGCCGGAAGCGCGCGCGCGCATTTCCAGTCAGATGTCCCTGCGCAGCAAGGTGCTGCGCGCGGACCGCGTAATTTCCACTCTGCGCACGGTCGAGGAAACGCGCCTCGAGGTGCGCGCGCTATGGGAACAGACGCTTTTTTCCCTTCGGGAAGGATAA
- a CDS encoding lytic transglycosylase domain-containing protein — translation MSAPLPDQQPSAFLRRQAAFWDGVPLWLRAGILTLLALVLVLSCVQVTRAYIAHEAERRRLEQEAAERASHPLYYADLINRYAAQNELDPALVSAIILCESSFDPSAESRLGARGLMQLMEPTAEWAADKLDEEDGYTFDKLYDPETNVRFGTWYLGYLSRRFDGDMLKVVCAYHAGQGNVDAWLENPKYSADGKTLQTVPEGGTATYAQRVMKAYEIYRKYYFSPQLIAPAA, via the coding sequence ATGTCCGCGCCGCTTCCGGATCAGCAGCCCTCCGCTTTCCTTCGACGCCAGGCGGCCTTCTGGGACGGCGTGCCCCTGTGGCTTCGCGCCGGCATTCTGACCCTTCTCGCGCTCGTGCTGGTGTTATCCTGCGTGCAGGTCACGCGCGCTTACATCGCGCATGAGGCGGAGCGGCGCAGGTTGGAGCAGGAAGCAGCGGAGCGCGCCAGCCACCCGCTTTACTACGCGGACCTCATCAACCGCTACGCCGCTCAAAACGAGCTGGACCCCGCGCTGGTCAGCGCGATCATCCTGTGCGAATCCAGCTTCGATCCCTCGGCGGAATCCCGGCTGGGCGCGCGCGGCCTGATGCAGCTGATGGAGCCGACGGCCGAATGGGCCGCGGACAAGCTCGACGAGGAAGACGGCTACACGTTCGACAAGCTGTACGACCCCGAGACGAACGTGCGCTTCGGCACGTGGTACCTGGGCTATCTCAGCCGCCGCTTTGACGGCGACATGCTCAAGGTCGTGTGCGCGTACCATGCCGGCCAGGGAAACGTGGACGCATGGCTGGAAAATCCCAAGTACAGCGCCGACGGCAAAACGCTACAGACTGTGCCCGAGGGCGGCACGGCAACATATGCGCAAAGGGTGATGAAAGCCTATGAAATCTACCGCAAATACTACTTCTCCCCGCAGCTCATCGCGCCTGCTGCGTAA
- a CDS encoding ABC transporter substrate-binding protein → MKSTANTTSPRSSSRLLRKICCAALTLLLLAAAVPAPALGSSLTVAIVASDTLELYPLSLRERDPVSMLALVYEGLFTLDDNEQPVGKLAKYWEFANSGKRLDITLQSGVTFHNGEPLTARDVCATLDRIKELSGMNDDQETDIAPEERGLYQSVMYYISGWSASEEDDLQLSISLRRSYYGALYALTFPILPASEVDQAAPAGTGPYRIAQYQPGVQLWLTANTSWWQRTPQVTDVIANIYADSESVLDAFESSDVDVAMTRSLNATRYSGSLNSYMITYRTRQLEVLLMNHGYKKKDGSLADLDMRRAILMAIDRDALVKSVYQNMVTPAGGPIMSGTWLYNENAAQDTYNPDMAKALLDGLGWKLAEDGKRYKTNNAVQGDALYFTILTYDEPGSNVRRNAAEQIAQMLKAVGINVSVNVRSYESVLANLDSGNFSLVLGAFNLDTVPDPGFMLLSGAGVKYPGANFCRYNSKDMNTLIQDLRKSYDADAFSAKMSEVQYQFAGDIPFAALYWRTGALLAREAFTEARDIRELELLRGLESWIY, encoded by the coding sequence ATGAAATCTACCGCAAATACTACTTCTCCCCGCAGCTCATCGCGCCTGCTGCGTAAAATCTGCTGCGCCGCGCTGACGCTTCTGCTGCTTGCGGCGGCAGTGCCTGCGCCCGCGCTGGGCAGCTCGCTCACGGTCGCCATCGTCGCCTCCGACACGCTCGAGCTCTACCCCCTCTCCCTGCGAGAGCGCGATCCCGTGAGCATGCTCGCGCTCGTCTACGAGGGGCTGTTCACGCTGGACGACAACGAGCAGCCCGTCGGCAAGCTGGCAAAGTACTGGGAATTTGCTAACAGCGGCAAGCGTCTGGACATTACCCTGCAAAGCGGCGTCACGTTTCACAACGGCGAACCGCTGACGGCCCGCGACGTATGCGCGACGCTCGACCGCATCAAGGAACTCAGCGGCATGAACGACGACCAGGAGACGGACATTGCGCCGGAAGAACGCGGCCTGTATCAGAGCGTAATGTACTACATCTCCGGATGGAGCGCGTCCGAAGAGGACGATCTGCAGCTTTCCATCTCGCTTCGGCGCTCCTACTACGGCGCGCTCTACGCGCTTACCTTTCCGATCCTTCCCGCCAGCGAGGTCGACCAGGCCGCGCCTGCGGGCACAGGACCCTACCGCATCGCCCAGTACCAGCCGGGCGTGCAGCTATGGCTGACCGCCAACACCTCCTGGTGGCAGCGCACGCCGCAGGTGACCGACGTGATCGCCAACATCTATGCGGACAGTGAAAGCGTGCTCGACGCGTTTGAATCCAGCGATGTGGACGTCGCCATGACCCGTTCGCTCAACGCGACGCGTTATTCGGGCAGCCTCAACAGCTACATGATTACCTACCGTACCCGCCAGCTGGAAGTGCTGCTCATGAACCATGGCTATAAAAAGAAAGACGGATCGCTCGCGGATCTGGACATGCGCCGGGCGATCCTGATGGCCATCGACCGCGACGCGCTCGTCAAATCGGTCTATCAGAACATGGTGACGCCCGCGGGCGGACCCATCATGTCGGGCACCTGGCTGTACAACGAAAACGCCGCGCAGGACACGTACAACCCCGATATGGCCAAGGCGCTACTGGACGGTCTGGGGTGGAAGCTGGCGGAGGACGGCAAGCGCTACAAGACGAACAACGCCGTGCAGGGAGACGCCCTGTACTTTACCATCCTGACCTACGACGAGCCCGGCAGCAACGTGCGGCGCAACGCGGCCGAGCAGATCGCGCAGATGCTCAAGGCCGTGGGCATCAACGTCAGCGTCAACGTCCGTTCGTACGAAAGCGTCTTGGCCAATCTGGATAGCGGCAACTTTAGCCTCGTGCTCGGCGCGTTCAACCTGGATACCGTGCCCGACCCCGGCTTCATGCTGCTGAGCGGCGCGGGCGTCAAATATCCCGGCGCGAACTTCTGTCGCTACAACAGCAAGGATATGAACACGCTGATACAGGATCTGCGTAAAAGCTACGACGCGGACGCGTTCAGCGCCAAAATGTCCGAGGTACAGTACCAGTTCGCAGGCGACATCCCGTTCGCCGCGCTGTACTGGCGCACCGGCGCGCTGCTCGCCCGCGAAGCCTTCACCGAGGCACGCGACATTCGCGAGCTCGAACTTCTACGCGGTCTGGAATCCTGGATTTACTAA